A window of Melospiza melodia melodia isolate bMelMel2 chromosome Z, bMelMel2.pri, whole genome shotgun sequence contains these coding sequences:
- the RIMOC1 gene encoding RAB7A-interacting MON1-CCZ1 complex subunit 1 isoform X2 — protein sequence MKDTFLAKGSANLDKLKNLCNEGKESPSALFQLYTQAVLDITYFEENQLVDEDFPEESALPKLKELISVLSEPEDLVRECSIKEPLNILGAELLECLYWRKGALLYMYCHTAKERSEWVQENIATFKKCLHDGVQYLMKMLSFRCPLQLDEDISLQDKDTARLLSEGIFSDTHLLAMMYSGEMCYWGLKHCGEGEQESLESIDPVSNSDPGSRSQSISLDFQETGRNMLTKYVAVCEGPLKGQGWNTTTAKQMLHYFVKSHN from the exons GCTGAAGAACCTATGCAACGAAGGGAAAGAAAGTCCTTCCGCGCTTTTTCAGCTCTATACCCAG GCTGTCTTAGACATCACATATTTTGAGGAAAACCAGCTTGTGGATGAAGATTTTCCAGAAGAATCTGCTTTGCCAAAACTTAAAGAACTTATTTCTGTTCTTTCAGAACCAGAAGACCTAGTGAGGGAATGCAGCATAAAAGAA CCCCTCAACATTCTTGGTGCAGAGTTGTTAGAATGTCTTTACTGGAGAAAAGGAGCCCTGCTTTACATGTATTGCCACACAGCAAAAGAAAGGAGTGAATGGGTACAAGAAAACATTGCCACGTTTAAAAAG TGTCTTCATGATGGAGTTCAGTACTTGATGAAGATGCTTAGCTTTAGATGCCCTCTTCAGCTAGATGAAGATATCTCACTTCAGGATAAAGACACAGCTAGATTACTCAGTGaag GTATATTTAGTGACACGCACTTACTGGCAATGATGTACAGTGGAGAAATGTGCTACTGGGGACTGAAACACTGTGGAGAAGGGGAGCAGGAAAGCCTTGAGTCAATAGATCCTGTGTCTAACAGTGACCCGGGCAGCAGATCACAGAGCATATCGCTGGATTTCCAAGAAACGGGGAGAAACATGTTAACAAAGTATGTGGCCGTATGTGAGGGACCCTTAAAAGGTCAAGGGTGGAACACAACAACTGCAAAACAAATGCTGCATTACTTTGTGAAATCTCACAACTAA
- the FBXO4 gene encoding F-box only protein 4 isoform X1, translated as MAAAAAAEPRGAGLEAAVRGGLRLLRERWMRGTAPAPPPAAPDGAGGESALQKLPIDLQLNIMSFLSPQDLCRLGSTSCYWRAAVQDPLLWRYFVLRDLPTWTSIDWKSLPDEEIFNKAFSEVSDNELYDYMAVYKRSCPEGRRSLKSIRPRYGTVTSFLQSLVTQAEPRFAMFGPGLEELDNSLVQKMMTCPEILLVAGLPQRQIHGIGSGVSFQFNNNQKFNIVTLYSTTSVERRRAREEQAVAVNKMFYQENSTAGNQQAMHYSVIAQVRKVCEVVDGFIYVANAEAHRAHDRQEELARISAMIDPALGPPNRPLLVLSCVSDISVERIPCVYVAHQLQLNLLHQPWMMQDTVAATLDGLLNGIEWLLEEANCKSAQ; from the exons atggcggcggcggcggcggcggagccgcGCGGTGCCGGCCTGGAGGCCGCGGTGCGGGGCGGGCTGCGCCTCCTCCGGGAGCGCTGGATGCGGGgcaccgcgcccgccccgccgccggcggCCCCGGACGGCGCGGGGGGAGAGAGCGCCCTGCAGAAGCTGCCG ATCGACTTGCAGCTGAACATCATGTCCTTCCTCTCGCCCCAAGATTTGTGCCGTTTGGGAAGCACGAGTTGTTACTGGAGGGCAGCTGTGCAAGACCCGTTGTTATGGAGGTATTTTGTCCTGCGGGATCTTCCCACTTGGACATCTATTGATTGGAAATCACTTCCAGATGAGGAGATTTTTAATAAAGCCTTTTCAGAGGTCAGCGACAATGAACTGTATGATTACATGGCAGT ATATAAAAGGAGCTGTCCTGAGGGTAGAAGAAGTTTGAAATCGATCCGTCCCCGTTATGGGACTGTGACTTCCTTTTTGCAATCACTGGTCACTCAGGCAGAACCTCGCTTTGCTATGTTTGGGCCAGGTTTGGAAGAGCTGGACAACTCTTTAGTACAAAAGATGATGACATGCCCAGAAATTCTGCTGGTTGCTGGCCTACCTCAGAGACAAATTCACG GAATTGGATCAGGAGTCAGTTTTCAGTTTAACAACAATCAAAAATTCAATATTGTGACATTGTATTCCACCACGAG tgtggaaaggaggaGGGCAAGGGAGGAGCAAGCTGTTGCTGTGAATAAGATGTTTTACCAAGAGAACAGCACAGCAGGGAACCAGCAAGCCATGCACTACAGTGTAATAGCTCAAGTGAGGAAGGTGTGCGAAGTAGTTGATGGATTCATTTATGTTGCTAATGCAGAAGCTCATAGAG CACATGATCGTCAGGAGGAGCTGGCTCGCATTTCGGCAATGATCGATCCAGCCCTCGGGCCTCCGAACAGACCTCTGCTGGTTTTGTCCTGTGTGTCTGACATCAGTGTGGAAAGAATTCCCTGTGTTTACGTGGCACATCAGTTGCAACTTAATCTGCTGCATCAGCCCTGGATG ATGCAGGACACTGTAGCTGCAACTTTAGATGGACTGCTAAATGGAATTGAGTGGCTCTTGGAAGAAGCAAATTGTAAAAGTGCCCAGTAG
- the FBXO4 gene encoding F-box only protein 4 isoform X2: MSFLSPQDLCRLGSTSCYWRAAVQDPLLWRYFVLRDLPTWTSIDWKSLPDEEIFNKAFSEVSDNELYDYMAVYKRSCPEGRRSLKSIRPRYGTVTSFLQSLVTQAEPRFAMFGPGLEELDNSLVQKMMTCPEILLVAGLPQRQIHGIGSGVSFQFNNNQKFNIVTLYSTTSVERRRAREEQAVAVNKMFYQENSTAGNQQAMHYSVIAQVRKVCEVVDGFIYVANAEAHRAHDRQEELARISAMIDPALGPPNRPLLVLSCVSDISVERIPCVYVAHQLQLNLLHQPWMMQDTVAATLDGLLNGIEWLLEEANCKSAQ; encoded by the exons ATGTCCTTCCTCTCGCCCCAAGATTTGTGCCGTTTGGGAAGCACGAGTTGTTACTGGAGGGCAGCTGTGCAAGACCCGTTGTTATGGAGGTATTTTGTCCTGCGGGATCTTCCCACTTGGACATCTATTGATTGGAAATCACTTCCAGATGAGGAGATTTTTAATAAAGCCTTTTCAGAGGTCAGCGACAATGAACTGTATGATTACATGGCAGT ATATAAAAGGAGCTGTCCTGAGGGTAGAAGAAGTTTGAAATCGATCCGTCCCCGTTATGGGACTGTGACTTCCTTTTTGCAATCACTGGTCACTCAGGCAGAACCTCGCTTTGCTATGTTTGGGCCAGGTTTGGAAGAGCTGGACAACTCTTTAGTACAAAAGATGATGACATGCCCAGAAATTCTGCTGGTTGCTGGCCTACCTCAGAGACAAATTCACG GAATTGGATCAGGAGTCAGTTTTCAGTTTAACAACAATCAAAAATTCAATATTGTGACATTGTATTCCACCACGAG tgtggaaaggaggaGGGCAAGGGAGGAGCAAGCTGTTGCTGTGAATAAGATGTTTTACCAAGAGAACAGCACAGCAGGGAACCAGCAAGCCATGCACTACAGTGTAATAGCTCAAGTGAGGAAGGTGTGCGAAGTAGTTGATGGATTCATTTATGTTGCTAATGCAGAAGCTCATAGAG CACATGATCGTCAGGAGGAGCTGGCTCGCATTTCGGCAATGATCGATCCAGCCCTCGGGCCTCCGAACAGACCTCTGCTGGTTTTGTCCTGTGTGTCTGACATCAGTGTGGAAAGAATTCCCTGTGTTTACGTGGCACATCAGTTGCAACTTAATCTGCTGCATCAGCCCTGGATG ATGCAGGACACTGTAGCTGCAACTTTAGATGGACTGCTAAATGGAATTGAGTGGCTCTTGGAAGAAGCAAATTGTAAAAGTGCCCAGTAG